A window of Streptomyces sp. SAI-127 contains these coding sequences:
- a CDS encoding TetR/AcrR family transcriptional regulator — MTPSAPAYRRLSVEERRSQLLEAALTLFAHRAPEDVSLDDVAEAAGVSRPLVYRYFPGGKQQLYEAALRSAADELEQCFDEPREGPPLIRLSRALDRYLAFVDEHDAGFSALLQGGSVVETSRTTAIVDGVRRAAAEHILRHLGVTEPGLRLRMTVRMWITAVEAASLIWLDEGKQPPVEELRDWLVEQFVAVLSVTANRDPQTAALVTALAADG, encoded by the coding sequence ATGACCCCATCCGCTCCCGCCTATCGCCGCCTCAGCGTCGAGGAGCGACGCAGCCAGCTTCTCGAAGCCGCCCTCACCCTCTTCGCGCACCGCGCCCCCGAGGACGTCTCCCTCGACGACGTGGCGGAAGCGGCCGGAGTCTCCCGTCCCCTCGTCTACCGGTACTTCCCGGGCGGCAAGCAGCAGCTCTACGAGGCCGCCCTCCGCTCCGCCGCCGATGAGCTGGAGCAGTGCTTCGACGAGCCCCGGGAGGGGCCCCCGCTCATCCGCCTCTCCCGCGCCCTCGACCGCTACCTTGCCTTCGTCGACGAGCACGACGCCGGTTTCAGCGCGCTCCTCCAGGGCGGCAGCGTGGTCGAGACGTCCAGGACCACCGCCATCGTCGACGGCGTACGACGGGCGGCGGCCGAGCACATCCTCCGCCACCTCGGCGTGACCGAACCCGGCCTGCGACTGCGCATGACGGTACGGATGTGGATCACCGCGGTGGAGGCGGCCTCGCTGATCTGGCTCGACGAGGGCAAGCAGCCTCCTGTCGAGGAGCTGCGCGACTGGCTGGTCGAGCAGTTCGTCGCCGTGCTCTCCGTGACCGCGAACCGCGATCCGCAGACCGCCGCGCTGGTCACGGCCCTCGCGGCGGATGGCTGA
- a CDS encoding NlpC/P60 family protein, which yields MSGRLLRLVCTAAVAVGTALAPLPATAVPEPEPRERSVADLLTDLQRLYREAEEATENYNATEEKLKEKRAEVTRLDTNLSKTRLSLHDSRGAAGRLARQQYQSTTSISPYVRLLLARDPQRALDQGHVIGRMARDRAETVGRLTGTEHRADELARRARKALDDQLTLAARQKRQRDDVQEKLADVQELLASLTAEQLTRLAEFEERGVEKAQEELTTSGALGEEDRKPTRKGETALRYARRQLGKPYEWGAEGPRTYDCSGLTSEAWAHAGTPIPRTSQEQWARLPRIPLEKLRPGDLVIYFPRATHVAMYAGRGKVIEAPRTGERIKISPIASHPLLGAVRPDRRDRPQTPRTRNGDDQPPATEAR from the coding sequence GTGTCAGGAAGGCTTCTGCGTCTGGTGTGTACGGCGGCGGTGGCGGTCGGCACCGCCCTCGCGCCGCTGCCCGCGACGGCCGTCCCGGAGCCGGAGCCGCGCGAGCGCTCCGTCGCCGATCTGCTGACGGACCTTCAGCGGCTGTACCGGGAGGCCGAGGAGGCCACCGAGAACTACAACGCCACCGAGGAGAAGCTGAAGGAGAAACGCGCGGAGGTCACCCGCCTCGATACCAACCTCTCCAAGACCCGCCTCTCCCTGCACGACAGCCGGGGCGCCGCGGGACGGCTGGCCCGGCAGCAGTACCAGAGCACCACCTCCATCTCGCCGTACGTCCGCCTCCTGCTCGCCCGCGATCCCCAGCGCGCGCTCGACCAGGGCCATGTCATCGGCCGGATGGCGCGCGATCGGGCCGAGACGGTGGGCCGCCTGACCGGCACCGAGCACCGTGCCGACGAACTCGCCCGCAGGGCGCGCAAGGCGCTCGACGACCAGCTCACGCTCGCCGCCCGGCAGAAGCGGCAACGGGACGACGTACAGGAGAAGCTCGCCGACGTGCAGGAACTCCTCGCCTCCCTCACCGCCGAACAGCTCACCAGGCTGGCCGAGTTCGAGGAGAGGGGGGTCGAGAAGGCGCAGGAGGAGCTGACGACCTCCGGCGCCCTCGGCGAGGAGGACCGCAAGCCCACCCGGAAGGGCGAGACGGCCCTGCGGTACGCCCGACGCCAGCTGGGAAAGCCGTACGAATGGGGCGCGGAGGGCCCGAGGACGTACGACTGCTCGGGCCTGACGTCGGAGGCCTGGGCGCACGCCGGCACCCCGATCCCGAGGACCAGCCAGGAGCAGTGGGCCCGGCTCCCGCGGATCCCGCTGGAGAAGCTGCGCCCCGGTGACCTGGTGATCTACTTCCCCAGGGCGACCCACGTGGCGATGTACGCGGGGAGGGGAAAGGTCATCGAGGCCCCGAGAACCGGCGAGCGGATCAAGATCTCCCCGATCGCGTCCCACCCGCTCCTCGGAGCCGTACGTCCGGACAGACGCGACCGGCCACAGACGCCGCGCACCCGCAACGGCGACGATCAGCCGCCCGCGACCGAGGCCAGGTAG